One Paenibacillus riograndensis SBR5 DNA segment encodes these proteins:
- the fdhD gene encoding formate dehydrogenase accessory sulfurtransferase FdhD, giving the protein MEQHSEQHGSIIRYRSGQLSREEDSIVAEQPVTIKINGEEFVTLVCTPEYIEDMVVGYLASEGIIRGMQDIRQLWTQEEEGFVHVTTDRWNPLHRQLFAKRYVTSCCGSSRHGFVYVNDARTAKSITGVHTLLTFDDCFRLMDEVLSGAELFHRTGGVHCAALCNPEGIVLSRSDIGRHNALDKIYGHCLRTGIDPGNQIIAFSGRISSEILLKAAKIGCEIILSKSAPTGLAVELAEQLGITAVGFIRQNSCNVYSHPERISDLGPLEMKR; this is encoded by the coding sequence ATGGAACAGCATTCGGAGCAGCATGGAAGCATCATCCGCTACCGCAGCGGCCAGCTAAGCCGGGAAGAGGATTCGATTGTGGCAGAGCAACCGGTAACCATCAAAATCAACGGCGAAGAATTCGTTACCCTGGTCTGCACACCAGAGTATATCGAGGATATGGTTGTCGGGTATTTGGCATCGGAGGGTATTATCCGGGGAATGCAGGATATCCGGCAGCTGTGGACACAGGAAGAAGAAGGCTTTGTGCATGTAACTACAGACCGCTGGAATCCGCTCCACCGCCAGCTTTTTGCCAAACGTTATGTCACCTCCTGCTGCGGGTCCAGCCGCCACGGGTTCGTCTATGTCAATGATGCACGGACCGCCAAAAGTATAACAGGAGTTCATACCCTGCTTACTTTCGATGATTGCTTCCGCCTCATGGATGAGGTGCTTAGCGGCGCTGAGCTGTTCCACCGGACTGGAGGCGTACACTGTGCCGCCCTCTGTAATCCGGAAGGGATCGTGCTCTCCCGCAGTGATATTGGACGCCACAATGCGCTGGACAAAATTTACGGGCACTGCCTGAGGACAGGCATCGATCCCGGCAATCAGATCATCGCCTTCAGCGGCCGCATTTCCTCGGAGATTCTGCTCAAGGCGGCTAAAATCGGGTGTGAGATCATTTTATCCAAATCTGCTCCTACGGGCCTGGCTGTTGAACTGGCAGAGCAGCTGGGGATCACCGCGGTAGGCTTCATCCGGCAAAATTCCTGCAATGTGTATTCACATCCCGAGCGGATCAGCGACCTGGGGCCACTGGAAATGAAACGATAA
- the hydE gene encoding [FeFe] hydrogenase H-cluster radical SAM maturase HydE, translating to MLEQLASGGSVSQQNLADLISHLEGALRRRLYDLAHKARITAYGTAVYLRGLIEFSNICKQNCLYCGLRSGNRTLSRYRLQPEEILDCCREGYTLGYRTFVLQSGEDDWYTTDKLVQLITSVKQQFPDAALTLSVGERDDESYTRLYAAGADRFLLRHETASASLYRALHPTMEYADRRDRLRALQRIGYQVGAGFMVGLPGQSAADLADDLLYLQELQPDMIGIGPFLPHRDTPLRDEQPGTVENTLDMIALARLMVPDALIPATTAMGTAHPNGRERALQAGANVLMPNLSPMSVRAKYMLYNNKICTGDESAQCRFCLEQRVKSAGFHVDMGRGDSLKHLSRSLQEH from the coding sequence ATATTGGAACAATTAGCGTCTGGCGGATCAGTGAGCCAGCAGAATTTGGCGGATCTGATCAGCCATCTTGAAGGAGCTCTCCGAAGGCGGCTGTATGATCTGGCCCATAAGGCAAGAATCACAGCCTACGGCACCGCCGTTTACTTGCGCGGACTTATCGAATTCTCAAATATCTGCAAACAAAACTGCCTGTACTGCGGCCTGCGCTCCGGGAATAGAACCTTAAGCCGTTACCGGCTGCAGCCGGAAGAGATTCTCGATTGCTGCCGGGAGGGCTACACCTTGGGCTACCGTACGTTTGTGCTGCAGAGCGGTGAAGACGACTGGTATACCACGGACAAGCTGGTGCAGTTGATCACATCGGTCAAACAGCAGTTCCCGGATGCCGCGCTGACACTGTCGGTCGGTGAGCGGGATGATGAAAGTTATACAAGGCTATACGCGGCGGGTGCAGACCGTTTTTTGCTGCGTCATGAAACCGCCTCTGCCTCTCTGTACCGTGCACTCCATCCTACAATGGAGTATGCGGACCGCCGGGACCGCCTGCGCGCCCTGCAGCGGATCGGCTATCAGGTGGGAGCGGGATTCATGGTCGGACTGCCCGGGCAGTCCGCTGCCGATTTGGCGGACGATCTGCTGTATCTGCAGGAGCTGCAGCCGGATATGATCGGCATCGGCCCTTTTTTGCCGCACCGGGACACTCCGCTGAGGGACGAGCAGCCGGGAACGGTAGAGAACACACTCGACATGATTGCCTTGGCCCGGCTGATGGTGCCGGATGCCCTGATTCCGGCGACTACTGCGATGGGCACCGCCCATCCGAACGGACGGGAGCGGGCGCTGCAGGCTGGAGCGAATGTCCTGATGCCCAACCTCTCCCCTATGTCTGTACGGGCCAAATATATGCTCTACAATAACAAAATCTGTACGGGCGACGAATCCGCCCAGTGCAGATTCTGTCTGGAGCAGCGGGTGAAATCCGCCGGTTTCCATGTGGATATGGGACGCGGCGACAGCTTAAAGCATCTCTCCCGCTCTCTCCAGGAACATTGA
- the hydG gene encoding [FeFe] hydrogenase H-cluster radical SAM maturase HydG, with translation MSKVSERRPADFIQDEEIMEALRYGSEAAADPQIIAAILEKAKACKGLSSREAAVLLHVEDKETLEQLYQVSRSIKEQIYGNRIVLFAPLYVSNYCVNNCVYCGYKHSNSEFARSRLNAAEIAEEVKVLQALGHKRLVLEAGEDPRNCSIDYIIDCIRTIYDTKLDNGSIRRINVNIAATTEEDYRRLAAAGIGTYILFQETYHRPSYRNFHPEGPKHDYDWHTTAMDRAMAAGIDDVGIGVLYGLYDHKYDTIAMLKHAEHLEQAFGCGPHTISVPRLRAAENVNLDNYPHLVSDADFARIVAVLRMAVPYTGMILSTREDSEFRDQIIRLGISQISAGSATGVGAYSVNKNKEDTPQFTVGDHRSPMEIIKSLCKDGYVPSYCTACYREGRTGDRFMQLAKSGQIHNVCQPNSLMTFQEYLLDYADEEMRAIGEQTIRENLERIPREGVRKATREQLQRIHAGERDLRF, from the coding sequence GTGAGCAAAGTGAGTGAACGCCGGCCAGCGGATTTTATTCAAGACGAGGAAATTATGGAGGCCTTGCGGTATGGCTCGGAAGCAGCAGCCGATCCGCAGATCATAGCCGCCATCCTGGAAAAAGCAAAAGCCTGCAAAGGCCTAAGCTCCCGGGAAGCGGCCGTGCTGCTCCATGTAGAGGACAAGGAAACGCTGGAGCAGCTGTATCAGGTATCGCGGAGCATCAAGGAGCAGATTTACGGCAACCGGATCGTCCTGTTTGCACCGCTGTATGTCAGCAACTATTGTGTTAATAATTGTGTCTACTGCGGATACAAGCATTCCAACTCGGAGTTTGCGCGCAGCCGCCTGAACGCAGCTGAAATTGCCGAAGAGGTCAAGGTGCTGCAGGCTCTCGGGCATAAAAGACTGGTGCTGGAGGCCGGTGAAGACCCCCGCAACTGCTCTATCGACTATATTATCGATTGCATCCGGACGATCTATGACACCAAGCTGGACAATGGCAGCATCCGGCGGATCAACGTCAACATTGCTGCAACGACGGAAGAAGATTACCGGAGGCTTGCGGCAGCCGGAATCGGCACCTATATCCTTTTCCAGGAGACATACCACCGGCCCAGCTATCGGAATTTCCATCCCGAAGGGCCCAAACATGATTACGACTGGCACACAACGGCTATGGACCGTGCCATGGCCGCTGGCATTGACGATGTCGGCATCGGGGTTCTGTATGGCCTCTACGACCATAAATACGATACTATTGCCATGCTGAAGCATGCGGAGCATCTGGAGCAGGCGTTCGGCTGCGGCCCGCATACGATCTCTGTCCCCCGCCTGCGTGCAGCCGAAAACGTGAATCTGGACAATTACCCCCATCTGGTCAGCGATGCGGATTTTGCCAGAATTGTTGCGGTGCTGAGAATGGCTGTGCCCTATACCGGAATGATCCTGTCCACCCGCGAGGATTCTGAATTTCGCGATCAGATCATCAGACTCGGCATCTCGCAGATCAGCGCGGGTTCAGCGACTGGTGTCGGTGCCTATAGTGTCAATAAGAACAAGGAGGATACTCCGCAGTTCACCGTCGGCGACCACCGCTCGCCTATGGAAATCATCAAAAGCCTGTGCAAGGACGGGTATGTGCCCAGCTACTGCACAGCCTGCTACAGGGAAGGCCGCACCGGCGACCGCTTTATGCAGCTGGCCAAATCGGGCCAGATTCACAATGTCTGCCAGCCCAACTCGCTGATGACCTTCCAGGAGTACCTGCTGGATTATGCGGATGAGGAAATGCGGGCCATCGGTGAGCAGACGATCCGCGAGAACCTGGAGCGCATCCCGCGGGAAGGCGTAAGAAAAGCTACCCGGGAGCAGCTGCAGCGGATTCATGCGGGGGAGAGGGATTTGCGGTTCTAG
- the hydF gene encoding [FeFe] hydrogenase H-cluster maturation GTPase HydF — protein MSVNDTPRGERAHIAVFGRRNAGKSSLINAFCGQEVSIVSPVSGTTTDPVYRPMELLPAGPVVLIDTAGLDDTGELGEQRIRQTLQVLKKTDLALLVVDAEAGAGEFERELLQRLAAAGTNVMIVLNKIDKITSDPPSLEERCSQLALRLEAGSSIRLFPVSTMSGSGIGALKRAAADRLAQEEQRFRLVGDLLSPGDVAVLVVPIDKAAPKGRLILPQQQAIRDIMECDALAVVTKEQELSHTLSRLTGKPRIVITDSQVFLKVQADTPPDVPLTSFSILFARYKGDLPRLVSGARSITRLKDGDRVLIAEACTHHRQSDDIGSVKIPRWLREITGRQLLIDHAAGSDFPADLEQYSLIIHCGACMLNRRAMLRRLDEAEAAGVPIVNYGVFIAYVQGVFPRAIEMFPSAMLAWENGGSGNARQSRRPDTMPLPIV, from the coding sequence ATGAGCGTGAATGATACGCCGCGTGGAGAAAGAGCGCATATCGCTGTTTTTGGCCGCCGTAATGCCGGCAAATCAAGTCTGATCAATGCGTTCTGCGGACAGGAAGTGTCGATCGTCTCCCCGGTAAGCGGGACGACAACCGATCCTGTGTACCGGCCCATGGAGCTGCTCCCGGCGGGTCCGGTCGTGCTGATCGACACTGCCGGACTGGACGACACGGGGGAACTTGGTGAGCAGCGTATCCGCCAGACGCTGCAAGTTCTAAAAAAAACAGATCTGGCGCTCCTCGTGGTAGATGCAGAGGCGGGTGCGGGGGAGTTCGAGCGGGAACTGCTGCAGAGATTGGCTGCGGCTGGAACAAATGTAATGATTGTACTAAATAAAATCGATAAAATCACTTCTGACCCGCCGTCGCTCGAAGAACGGTGCAGCCAGTTGGCCTTGCGGCTGGAGGCCGGCTCTTCCATCCGGCTGTTCCCTGTCAGCACGATGAGCGGAAGCGGAATCGGCGCGCTGAAGAGGGCGGCAGCAGACAGGCTCGCCCAGGAGGAGCAGCGTTTCCGGCTGGTCGGGGATCTGCTGAGCCCCGGCGATGTGGCCGTGCTGGTGGTGCCGATTGATAAGGCTGCCCCGAAGGGCAGGCTGATTCTCCCTCAGCAGCAGGCCATCCGCGATATTATGGAATGTGATGCATTGGCTGTGGTCACTAAGGAGCAGGAGCTGAGCCACACCCTGTCCCGATTGACCGGCAAGCCGCGTATTGTCATCACGGATTCACAGGTGTTTCTGAAGGTTCAGGCGGATACACCGCCGGATGTGCCGCTCACTTCATTCTCCATTCTGTTTGCCCGGTACAAAGGCGACCTTCCCCGGCTGGTAAGCGGTGCGCGCTCCATCACCAGACTGAAAGACGGTGACCGGGTCCTGATTGCCGAAGCCTGCACGCACCACCGCCAGTCTGATGATATCGGCTCTGTCAAGATTCCCCGCTGGCTGCGGGAGATCACGGGCCGGCAACTGTTGATCGACCACGCAGCAGGCAGTGACTTCCCGGCGGATCTGGAGCAGTATTCGCTGATCATCCACTGCGGCGCCTGTATGCTGAATCGCCGGGCAATGCTGCGGAGACTGGATGAAGCGGAGGCTGCCGGTGTGCCGATAGTCAATTATGGTGTGTTTATCGCCTATGTTCAGGGTGTTTTTCCCCGGGCGATTGAGATGTTCCCGTCGGCTATGCTGGCTTGGGAGAATGGGGGCTCCGGCAATGCCCGCCAAAGCCGGAGGCCGGATACCATGCCCCTGCCCATAGTCTGA
- a CDS encoding aspartate ammonia-lyase — translation MTDDSAYRMERDALGSLPVPQDAYYGIHTARAKENFAAGGRPANRKLMHAIARVKQAAAKVNGRNHALPQQKVQAILAACEEILDGCLDAHLIVDAYQGGAGTSSNMNVNEVIANRAIELLGGSKGDYSIVHPIDDVNLHQSTNDVYPTALRIAVIPLLRQLAEELASLQEVFQVKEHEYADLLRLGRTQLMDALPILAGQSFGAYAKAAARDRWRLYKAEERLREINIGGTAVGTGMNAPLTYIYTIADELRELTGLGLCRSDFPMDGTQNMDVFVEVSGLLKAAAVNLLKISNDFRLLSSGPAGGIGEYILPAVQAGSSIMPGKVNPVIAEMLGSVAMRVIADDTAVTLAAASGQLELNAFTPVLAEALLESLELLLHGIPLFRERCLSGLKLDEHRCREHVDRSGVLAAATITYLGYDNAAALAKAAAASGRPLEQLLVEGGWMTEKQIQEVLHPLEVTKPGIPGRSGQSGAEHGRRLIPE, via the coding sequence ATGACGGATGATTCAGCGTACCGGATGGAGCGTGATGCTCTGGGCAGCCTGCCCGTTCCGCAGGATGCCTATTATGGCATTCATACCGCGCGGGCGAAGGAGAATTTTGCGGCCGGAGGGCGGCCGGCGAACCGTAAGCTGATGCATGCGATCGCCAGGGTCAAACAGGCAGCGGCCAAGGTAAACGGGCGGAATCATGCTTTGCCGCAGCAGAAGGTGCAGGCCATTCTTGCGGCATGTGAAGAGATCCTGGACGGCTGTCTGGACGCGCATTTGATCGTTGATGCCTATCAAGGGGGAGCGGGAACCAGCAGCAATATGAATGTGAACGAGGTAATAGCCAACCGTGCCATTGAGCTGCTGGGGGGATCAAAGGGGGATTACAGCATCGTCCATCCCATTGATGATGTGAACCTCCATCAGTCGACGAACGATGTCTATCCCACTGCGCTGCGCATTGCTGTTATCCCGCTCCTGCGGCAGCTGGCCGAAGAGCTGGCTTCACTTCAGGAAGTGTTCCAGGTGAAGGAACATGAATATGCGGACCTGCTGAGACTTGGAAGGACCCAGTTGATGGATGCACTGCCGATTCTGGCGGGGCAATCCTTCGGAGCCTATGCCAAGGCGGCTGCTCGGGACCGCTGGCGGCTGTACAAGGCCGAGGAACGGCTGCGGGAAATCAATATTGGAGGAACGGCTGTAGGGACGGGGATGAACGCGCCGCTAACGTATATTTATACCATAGCTGATGAACTGCGCGAGCTAACGGGGCTGGGCCTTTGCCGGAGCGATTTTCCGATGGACGGGACTCAGAACATGGATGTGTTCGTGGAAGTATCCGGTCTGCTTAAGGCCGCAGCGGTCAATCTCCTGAAGATTTCTAATGACTTCCGGCTGCTGTCTTCCGGTCCTGCCGGAGGGATCGGCGAATATATTCTCCCGGCCGTGCAGGCGGGGTCTTCGATCATGCCGGGGAAAGTAAACCCGGTCATCGCCGAGATGCTGGGCTCTGTGGCGATGCGGGTGATTGCGGACGATACGGCTGTAACGCTGGCGGCTGCAAGCGGTCAATTGGAGTTGAACGCGTTCACCCCTGTACTTGCCGAGGCCTTATTGGAATCTCTGGAGCTGCTGCTGCACGGCATTCCGCTGTTCCGGGAACGCTGCTTGAGCGGCCTCAAGCTGGATGAACACCGTTGCCGGGAGCATGTGGACCGTTCAGGGGTGCTGGCTGCTGCTACGATAACCTATCTTGGTTATGACAATGCTGCAGCACTTGCCAAGGCGGCTGCTGCTTCCGGCCGTCCCCTGGAGCAGCTGCTAGTAGAGGGCGGATGGATGACCGAGAAACAGATTCAAGAGGTGCTGCATCCGCTGGAGGTTACCAAGCCGGGAATTCCCGGCCGTAGCGGACAGTCCGGTGCTGAACATGGAAGGAGGCTCATCCCAGAATGA
- the moaA gene encoding GTP 3',8-cyclase MoaA, translating to MADSFGRIHNYVRISVTDRCNLSCEYCRPDQADAAFSPEPLTFDEIATVVSVLADMGVTKVRLTGGEPLLRPHLEELVARLHAVSGIERIGLTTNGILLASKARVLREAGLTDVNISLDSLQPERFARITGGGDVGRVLHAIGSSLNAGFERVKVNMVVMKGINDDEIESFLQLTLKYPLDIRFIEYMPIGRGTEGWQAGYMPLGGILERCSRAGWAYEPVCSDDPGHGAAPGRDVTMDTTDSGPARYYRIKGAAGQFGLIDPVSRHFCMTCNRLRITASGHIKPCLYWNDEWNVRPYIGEAELLKQLFLRSLEHKPGRHDMPDRLKESGVVRPVQENTVRQMSQIGG from the coding sequence TTGGCCGATTCTTTTGGCCGTATACACAATTATGTGCGCATCTCCGTCACGGACCGCTGCAATCTGTCCTGCGAGTATTGCAGACCGGACCAGGCGGACGCAGCTTTTTCACCGGAGCCGCTGACCTTTGATGAAATTGCCACGGTGGTGTCCGTGCTTGCAGATATGGGTGTAACCAAGGTGCGGCTTACCGGCGGTGAGCCGCTGCTGCGTCCGCATTTAGAGGAACTGGTAGCCCGTCTGCATGCGGTAAGCGGGATTGAGCGCATAGGTCTTACAACGAATGGAATACTGCTGGCTTCCAAGGCCAGGGTGCTGCGTGAAGCCGGATTGACTGATGTCAATATCAGTCTGGACTCCCTCCAGCCGGAGCGCTTCGCCAGGATTACCGGAGGTGGGGATGTCGGAAGGGTGCTTCACGCCATTGGCAGCAGCCTGAATGCAGGCTTCGAACGGGTGAAGGTGAATATGGTTGTCATGAAAGGGATAAACGATGATGAAATCGAGTCCTTTCTGCAATTGACCCTGAAATATCCCCTGGATATCCGGTTCATTGAATATATGCCGATCGGCCGGGGAACGGAGGGCTGGCAAGCAGGATATATGCCCCTTGGCGGAATTTTGGAGCGCTGTTCCAGGGCAGGCTGGGCGTATGAGCCGGTCTGCTCTGATGATCCCGGTCATGGGGCAGCGCCCGGTCGTGATGTAACAATGGACACAACGGATTCGGGGCCAGCCCGGTATTACCGCATTAAGGGGGCAGCGGGACAATTCGGGCTGATCGACCCGGTCAGCAGGCATTTCTGCATGACCTGCAACCGGCTGCGCATCACGGCCAGCGGTCATATCAAGCCCTGCTTGTACTGGAATGACGAATGGAATGTAAGGCCGTATATCGGGGAGGCTGAACTGCTCAAGCAATTGTTCCTGCGGTCGCTGGAGCATAAGCCCGGGCGGCATGATATGCCGGACAGGCTTAAGGAGAGCGGCGTAGTGCGGCCGGTTCAGGAGAATACCGTCCGCCAGATGTCACAGATTGGCGGGTGA
- a CDS encoding 4Fe-4S dicluster domain-containing protein, producing the protein MNSFVIADPGLCIGCHTCEVACVSAHSTENMFLQQEENPDFYPRLRVTETDQVTAPVQCRQCEDAPCANVCPNGSITNIGSSISINQDTCIGCKTCMLVCPFGAIAMVPEFRGGQKQVQPGLRSNANGVWARKERLVASKCDLCEESGNGPACVQICPTHALQLVVPDDVSMDTAAKRAASAQTLQQFGGLIRL; encoded by the coding sequence ATGAACAGTTTTGTCATCGCCGATCCTGGTCTGTGCATTGGCTGCCACACCTGTGAGGTGGCTTGTGTGTCCGCCCATTCCACGGAAAATATGTTCCTGCAGCAGGAAGAGAATCCGGACTTTTATCCGCGGCTGAGGGTAACGGAGACCGACCAGGTCACCGCCCCGGTGCAGTGCCGCCAATGCGAGGATGCTCCTTGCGCCAATGTATGTCCGAATGGCTCGATAACCAATATAGGCAGCAGTATCTCGATCAACCAGGATACCTGTATCGGCTGCAAGACCTGTATGCTGGTCTGCCCATTTGGAGCCATTGCTATGGTTCCCGAGTTCCGGGGCGGGCAGAAGCAGGTACAGCCTGGACTTCGTTCGAACGCAAACGGGGTATGGGCGCGCAAGGAACGGCTGGTTGCCAGCAAATGTGATTTGTGTGAAGAGAGCGGGAACGGTCCGGCATGCGTACAGATTTGTCCCACACATGCGCTTCAGCTTGTGGTTCCCGATGATGTATCCATGGACACCGCTGCCAAAAGGGCGGCCAGTGCACAGACACTTCAGCAGTTCGGCGGACTTATCCGGCTCTGA
- a CDS encoding [FeFe] hydrogenase, group A: protein MPSSEPIIHIDPELCTGCRRCAAVCPVDAITGEPGQPQEVDAHRCVICGQCVQICTAYAPDHLEASDGLKAKRLQRGQLPSVREPLFAAYSTGQALEVKRALADPALFKVVQCAPAIRVSLAEEFGLPLGTLTPGKMAAALRRLKFDRIYDTNFGADVTIMEEGTELIGRVMSGERLPMFTSCCPAWVKHAETAAPELLDHLSSCKSPMQMVGALVKTYGAKQDGVDPAKIYSVAVMPCTCKEFECSREEMEVDGLREVDVVITTRELAHLIKDAGIDFVNLPDEPFDSPLGLYSGAGSIFGVTGGVMEAAIRTGYELVTHETIPNLQLDFVRGEEGLRTATVQLGELELKVAVVAGLKYVSAILQQVKAGRCPYHFIEVMGCPEGCVSGGGQPKLLLETQRKTAYQARKSSVYRHDSHQQVRKSHENPAIIKLYKDFLGEPLGHVPHHLLHTTYQSREKNVSPISAGRKGGKL, encoded by the coding sequence ATGCCGTCCAGTGAGCCCATCATTCATATTGATCCAGAGCTGTGCACCGGCTGCCGCCGCTGCGCAGCGGTCTGCCCGGTGGATGCCATCACCGGAGAGCCGGGCCAGCCCCAGGAAGTGGATGCGCACCGCTGCGTAATCTGCGGACAGTGCGTGCAGATCTGTACCGCTTATGCCCCGGACCATCTGGAAGCTTCGGATGGCCTGAAGGCCAAGCGGCTGCAGAGGGGGCAGCTGCCAAGTGTGCGGGAGCCTTTGTTCGCGGCCTATTCCACCGGCCAAGCGCTTGAAGTCAAGCGTGCGCTGGCAGATCCGGCGCTGTTTAAGGTGGTGCAATGCGCACCGGCCATCAGGGTTTCCCTGGCCGAGGAATTCGGCCTGCCCCTGGGCACGTTGACCCCGGGCAAGATGGCCGCCGCACTGCGGCGGCTGAAGTTTGACCGGATCTATGATACCAACTTCGGTGCGGACGTTACAATTATGGAAGAAGGAACGGAGCTGATCGGAAGGGTAATGTCGGGTGAGCGCCTGCCCATGTTCACTTCCTGCTGCCCTGCATGGGTCAAGCATGCTGAGACGGCTGCGCCGGAGCTGCTTGACCATTTATCAAGCTGCAAGTCACCGATGCAAATGGTTGGTGCACTCGTCAAAACCTATGGCGCCAAGCAGGACGGGGTGGACCCGGCGAAGATTTACAGTGTGGCGGTCATGCCCTGCACCTGCAAGGAGTTTGAGTGCAGCCGTGAAGAGATGGAGGTGGATGGGCTCCGGGAAGTCGATGTAGTCATCACTACCCGGGAGCTGGCCCATCTGATTAAAGATGCAGGCATAGACTTTGTGAATCTGCCGGATGAACCGTTTGATTCCCCGCTGGGCTTATATTCCGGGGCGGGATCGATCTTTGGGGTTACCGGCGGGGTGATGGAAGCGGCCATCCGAACCGGTTATGAGCTGGTGACGCATGAGACGATCCCGAACCTCCAGTTAGATTTTGTCCGGGGCGAAGAGGGGCTTCGCACGGCTACGGTCCAGCTGGGCGAGCTGGAACTGAAGGTGGCCGTCGTCGCCGGGCTGAAATATGTGTCTGCGATTCTGCAACAGGTGAAGGCAGGTCGTTGCCCTTATCATTTTATTGAAGTGATGGGCTGTCCGGAGGGCTGTGTCAGCGGAGGCGGACAGCCCAAGCTGCTGCTGGAGACCCAGCGCAAGACAGCCTATCAGGCCAGAAAAAGCTCGGTCTACCGCCATGATTCCCATCAGCAGGTGCGGAAATCACATGAGAATCCGGCCATTATCAAGCTGTATAAGGATTTCCTGGGTGAGCCTCTGGGCCATGTCCCCCATCATCTGCTCCATACAACGTATCAATCCAGGGAGAAAAACGTCTCCCCAATAAGCGCTGGGCGTAAAGGAGGAAAATTATGA
- a CDS encoding 4Fe-4S dicluster domain-containing protein has product MNHAASNSLVIAYAAKCIGCKACELACFAVHNRDNGVGTAVGTVTMPVLPRLYVIRTDSFTMPVQCRQCENAPCAGACPVQAIRQQDGVIAIDAEACIGCKACALACPFGAISLYKAYSGGAELPQPLLQERRDSKLQRKTRITAYKCDLCRNTEIPGGTAAGDNAGGKGSSAAAAQDRNPSPACVAVCPEKALRLVEAGTGSSCSLNREGGTF; this is encoded by the coding sequence ATGAACCACGCCGCTTCCAATTCCCTGGTCATTGCCTATGCCGCCAAATGCATCGGCTGCAAGGCCTGTGAGCTGGCCTGCTTCGCGGTGCACAACCGTGACAACGGTGTGGGCACCGCAGTCGGCACTGTCACGATGCCGGTGCTTCCCCGGCTGTATGTCATCCGCACCGACAGCTTCACGATGCCGGTTCAATGCCGGCAATGCGAGAACGCCCCTTGTGCGGGAGCCTGTCCGGTCCAGGCGATCCGCCAGCAGGACGGGGTCATTGCCATCGACGCGGAAGCCTGCATCGGCTGCAAGGCTTGTGCCTTGGCCTGTCCGTTCGGGGCGATCAGCCTGTACAAGGCCTACAGCGGCGGAGCGGAGCTGCCGCAGCCGCTGCTGCAGGAACGCCGGGACAGCAAGCTGCAGCGCAAAACCCGGATCACTGCTTACAAATGTGATCTATGCAGGAATACGGAAATCCCCGGTGGTACTGCTGCCGGGGATAATGCCGGCGGCAAGGGGTCTTCAGCCGCCGCAGCTCAAGACCGTAATCCCTCCCCCGCATGTGTGGCCGTCTGCCCGGAAAAGGCGCTGCGGCTGGTTGAAGCGGGGACGGGCAGCTCCTGCAGCTTGAACAGAGAAGGGGGGACATTCTAA